One genomic window of Psychrobacillus sp. INOP01 includes the following:
- a CDS encoding S-layer homology domain-containing protein: MKKQNKFLASSVAISLVATAIAPTAFAASFSDTIDNTHKEAIYALVDAGVITGYPDGSFKPNKTLIRSDVVKLIGKYLVAEGFVVPENYKTKSRFSDIALTNDNDELLKYAALIKDNGIFWGTEDKLLAQQKMTREDMAIALVRLMNIGEDANLEDYVAKQVFKADVKDLANAKEAARPYIAVLDYFDITNPALDKFNPKSTTTRGQFATFLQRVILLKPASITTFKATGAQALTVTFNKVVDSSSKITVKKGTSDVAITSVEFAKDNKSAKILLSERLTAGTYNVAVTGSPETSLSKSTTVTDEIVTAIKFPANAAIPNVAGSKVRIPYKVENQYGEDMTSISHNLVANTDVAGAGSDITVKPTEGVIEISKAAASSNFKLGDNISVTLLDTKTSISGSKIVRVSELSKVAEVSIKNVYNDLNPSATLDPDATYEDFHLVLKAIDQYGLEVPFQDIAKDVTVSISDTTIVDVNKSVTSPTFSQLIIDGQKQTVLELKQPKTKKTGKATISIASKSTGKTAKFEVVVAEGVKADTISLNTPNLVVADEKTEVAFQIRGIDGNEITNPVTLNKSNGVTVSTNDANVKATIESDPLTGKAKLILTDSSKSTKDRQVLISATTATKRSETLLVTVKAKAEAKKIVATKDLETNLLVGGAFTLNKESIIVLDQYDREFILSDSNLATAETTANAGKYLVKVDAMDDKVKISTNKVISAKNEVTVTGSKKGADAIKLTLQKVDSKGSAQSQESSEYDMNLRVIDKASIVSYEMKPISQIYDNPSNLTVENYATELIVYGITSDGNRLVVPKAEYTVITGHNDLIYNVLNGKLSVRGTKDIVDKEDKAVPVKVIVNADRQPVTLDQEIIVTKAEPLASSVELQPTNGLTIENQVIKIPATTATVNIASADLRAVLKITDQYGEDISKTAASRIKLTATNLVNADADNIAPTVTGNGTNTLTFKDVEKGDTFYLTYIVDGNTLTTQVIVGQ, encoded by the coding sequence ATGAAAAAACAAAATAAGTTTCTAGCGAGTTCTGTAGCTATATCTTTAGTAGCAACAGCTATTGCACCAACGGCTTTCGCAGCAAGTTTCTCAGATACAATCGACAACACACATAAAGAAGCAATTTATGCATTGGTGGATGCTGGTGTTATTACGGGCTATCCAGATGGTTCGTTCAAGCCAAACAAAACATTAATACGCTCCGATGTAGTGAAACTAATTGGAAAATATTTAGTGGCAGAGGGCTTCGTGGTACCGGAAAACTATAAGACAAAATCACGTTTTTCAGATATAGCACTAACTAATGATAATGACGAACTATTAAAATATGCAGCCTTGATAAAAGACAATGGGATATTTTGGGGAACGGAAGATAAACTTTTAGCTCAACAAAAAATGACCCGAGAAGATATGGCTATTGCCTTGGTTCGTCTGATGAATATCGGAGAAGATGCTAACTTAGAAGATTATGTAGCCAAACAAGTATTTAAAGCTGATGTGAAAGATTTGGCGAACGCCAAAGAGGCTGCACGCCCTTATATCGCTGTACTTGATTACTTTGATATTACAAACCCTGCTTTAGATAAATTTAATCCTAAAAGCACAACTACTAGAGGTCAATTTGCAACATTCCTTCAAAGAGTTATTCTATTAAAGCCGGCATCAATTACAACCTTTAAAGCTACTGGTGCTCAAGCATTAACCGTAACTTTCAATAAAGTAGTCGATTCTTCTTCTAAAATTACAGTTAAAAAAGGGACTTCAGATGTAGCAATCACGAGTGTGGAATTCGCAAAAGATAATAAATCAGCGAAGATTTTATTATCCGAAAGGTTAACAGCTGGAACATATAATGTTGCTGTAACTGGAAGCCCAGAGACAAGCCTATCGAAATCTACAACTGTAACGGATGAAATAGTGACTGCTATTAAGTTTCCAGCGAATGCTGCAATCCCGAATGTTGCGGGAAGTAAAGTACGTATTCCTTATAAAGTAGAAAACCAATACGGAGAAGATATGACATCCATTAGTCATAATTTAGTAGCAAACACTGACGTGGCAGGAGCAGGTAGTGACATTACTGTAAAGCCAACTGAAGGCGTTATAGAAATCTCGAAAGCTGCAGCGTCCTCTAACTTTAAGCTAGGGGATAATATATCGGTCACTTTATTGGATACAAAGACTTCCATCTCAGGATCTAAAATTGTTCGCGTTTCTGAACTATCAAAAGTAGCTGAAGTGAGTATTAAAAATGTGTATAACGATTTGAATCCAAGTGCTACTTTAGATCCTGATGCTACATATGAAGACTTTCATTTAGTTTTAAAGGCAATCGATCAATACGGCCTTGAAGTGCCATTTCAAGATATCGCAAAAGACGTTACCGTTTCGATTTCAGATACAACGATTGTTGATGTGAACAAAAGCGTAACCTCACCTACTTTTTCACAATTGATAATAGATGGTCAAAAACAAACTGTTCTTGAGCTAAAACAGCCGAAAACTAAGAAAACTGGTAAAGCAACTATTTCAATTGCTTCAAAATCTACCGGGAAAACGGCTAAATTTGAGGTAGTAGTTGCAGAAGGTGTGAAAGCTGATACGATTTCACTCAACACTCCAAATCTAGTTGTTGCAGATGAAAAGACAGAAGTGGCTTTCCAAATACGAGGAATTGATGGCAATGAAATCACAAACCCAGTAACTTTAAATAAGTCAAATGGCGTGACTGTATCAACGAATGATGCGAATGTAAAGGCAACGATAGAAAGCGATCCATTGACGGGCAAAGCAAAATTAATATTAACCGATTCTTCAAAATCAACAAAAGATCGTCAAGTACTAATATCCGCAACAACAGCAACGAAGAGGTCAGAAACACTTCTCGTAACAGTTAAAGCGAAAGCAGAAGCAAAAAAGATTGTAGCAACAAAAGATTTAGAAACAAATCTACTAGTTGGCGGGGCATTTACATTAAACAAAGAGTCAATTATTGTGTTAGATCAGTATGATCGAGAATTCATATTGTCTGATTCAAACCTAGCAACAGCTGAAACAACAGCAAACGCAGGTAAATACTTAGTTAAAGTAGATGCAATGGATGACAAAGTAAAAATTTCAACAAACAAAGTTATTTCAGCTAAAAACGAAGTAACTGTAACGGGCAGTAAAAAAGGTGCAGATGCGATCAAGCTGACTTTACAAAAAGTAGATTCGAAAGGCAGCGCTCAATCGCAAGAATCTAGTGAATATGATATGAATCTAAGAGTAATCGATAAAGCAAGCATCGTTTCCTATGAAATGAAACCTATTTCACAAATTTACGATAACCCATCGAATTTGACAGTAGAAAACTATGCTACCGAATTGATTGTTTATGGAATCACATCAGATGGCAATAGACTCGTTGTACCAAAAGCAGAATATACCGTAATCACTGGGCATAATGATCTCATTTATAATGTATTAAACGGAAAACTATCCGTTCGAGGAACAAAAGATATTGTAGATAAAGAAGATAAAGCTGTTCCAGTAAAAGTAATCGTAAATGCTGACCGTCAGCCAGTAACACTCGATCAAGAGATCATCGTGACAAAGGCAGAGCCACTTGCAAGTAGTGTTGAGCTCCAACCAACCAATGGCCTGACAATTGAGAACCAAGTGATAAAAATCCCAGCAACAACAGCAACCGTAAATATCGCTTCAGCCGATTTAAGAGCAGTATTGAAAATCACCGATCAATACGGAGAAGATATTTCCAAAACTGCAGCAAGCCGTATCAAACTAACAGCAACCAACCTAGTTAACGCAGACGCGGACAATATAGCACCAACCGTAACAGGCAATGGAACCAATACCCTAACATTCAAGGATGTAGAAAAAGGCGACACATTCTACTTAACCTACATCGTAGACGGCAACACCCTAACAACACAAGTAATCGTAGGCCAATAA
- a CDS encoding acyltransferase, translated as MAKKRIFYMDYVRAIAIIGVLVIHTAAPYATMYNKVDFWIWESSIIYNSLVRWCVPLFLMVSGALLLGRKEESLTDFFTKRANRIIVPFLFWSVFYFAWRHFYYGADLSITKMISQMLNNGTYYHLWYFAALIGIYLLVPIFNVFVNHASRTLVGYLVLLWIMVYGGFRYYSFIIPNDVATFFPLTEFIGMFLMGYYFSKFEQPLKARIVIYLLGIIGGTGTILRTNSFAFDQGAFSSYAFSYSSPGVIAMSIALFVFIKYAITHLSEKNTDFQAGKIIKLISATSFGIYLVHPVILDLLRPFFHEGLDIYIHPVIGIPLQTLILLVISAIVSWVIGKIPVLNRTI; from the coding sequence ATGGCTAAAAAACGCATTTTTTATATGGATTATGTAAGGGCTATCGCAATTATTGGTGTATTGGTAATACATACAGCTGCACCATATGCAACAATGTACAACAAAGTCGACTTTTGGATTTGGGAGTCTAGCATTATTTATAACTCGCTAGTTCGATGGTGTGTTCCATTATTCTTAATGGTAAGTGGGGCATTACTATTAGGTAGAAAAGAAGAATCCTTGACCGATTTCTTTACAAAACGGGCGAACCGGATTATTGTCCCTTTCCTATTTTGGTCTGTATTTTACTTTGCTTGGAGGCACTTCTATTACGGTGCTGATCTTTCTATTACAAAGATGATCTCTCAAATGCTGAACAATGGTACATACTATCATCTTTGGTATTTTGCTGCGTTAATCGGGATTTATTTATTGGTTCCTATTTTTAATGTATTTGTGAATCATGCATCCCGTACACTAGTAGGATATCTTGTACTTTTGTGGATTATGGTATATGGAGGATTCCGCTATTATTCGTTTATCATCCCGAATGATGTCGCTACTTTTTTCCCATTAACGGAGTTTATCGGCATGTTTTTAATGGGCTATTACTTTTCTAAATTCGAACAACCTTTAAAAGCACGAATCGTTATTTATCTACTAGGTATCATTGGTGGAACTGGCACCATTTTACGAACAAACTCTTTCGCATTCGATCAAGGTGCTTTTTCTAGCTACGCCTTTTCGTATTCCAGTCCAGGAGTCATCGCCATGTCGATTGCATTGTTTGTTTTCATCAAATATGCCATTACTCATTTGAGTGAGAAAAATACTGATTTTCAAGCTGGAAAGATTATTAAACTCATCTCTGCAACAAGCTTCGGCATTTACTTGGTGCATCCCGTGATATTGGATTTGTTAAGACCTTTCTTTCATGAAGGATTGGACATATACATCCACCCAGTTATAGGGATTCCATTGCAGACACTTATATTATTAGTGATTTCTGCTATTGTTAGTTGGGTTATTGGTAAGATTCCTGTGTTGAATAGAACAATCTAA
- the sipW gene encoding signal peptidase I SipW codes for MRTKPKTNKKQKIKKWVNNIVSGILMILLISVATIVVISKASGGEPEFFGYQLKTVLSGSMEPGIQTGSIIAVKSAVVKTGYEKDDVITFQAEEDILITHRITEVVRTGDSVLYRTKGDNNNAEDMNPVLSDNVVAKYTGFTLPYVGYFINFSQSKNGALLLLIPGFLLLIYSAFTIWKVISVMELRPKEQVDIVGEDGGKSTS; via the coding sequence ATGAGAACGAAACCTAAAACGAATAAAAAGCAAAAGATAAAAAAGTGGGTAAATAACATTGTCTCCGGCATATTGATGATTCTACTTATCAGCGTAGCTACCATAGTAGTAATATCGAAAGCCTCGGGTGGAGAACCAGAATTTTTTGGATACCAATTAAAAACAGTTCTGTCGGGATCGATGGAACCAGGGATTCAAACAGGCTCCATCATCGCCGTCAAGTCGGCTGTAGTTAAAACTGGCTACGAAAAAGACGATGTCATTACATTCCAGGCAGAAGAAGACATTTTGATTACACACAGAATCACAGAGGTAGTCAGAACTGGTGACTCCGTACTTTACCGGACAAAAGGAGATAACAACAATGCGGAGGATATGAATCCGGTTCTTTCAGACAATGTGGTAGCAAAATACACCGGTTTCACATTACCTTACGTTGGATACTTCATTAATTTTTCGCAGTCTAAGAATGGCGCATTACTTCTTTTGATACCTGGATTCCTGTTGCTGATCTATTCCGCATTTACGATTTGGAAAGTGATATCTGTTATGGAATTGCGTCCGAAAGAACAAGTAGACATAGTAGGGGAAGATGGCGGAAAAAGTACTTCCTGA
- a CDS encoding glucosyltransferase domain-containing protein, which yields MPEQILEKFKQWIRPEWKSAFMASVVIGFLIHLYAFVNYLPNHDGLINIHNTQLKFKLGRFFLGPFSGISSYFDLPFVIGVLSILYLAVTVVLIVEILKLRKTLSIWLTAGLVVSFPTIASTFSYMFTADGYMMGFLLAALAILVTQKFRYGFIAGAFIFYLSVGIYQANLPLALTLIALVWLQDLLFGNKKLKVIISKWISYVLTIGVGMILYAITFKIYQTYFAGEISDYQGLSEIGAGSLSLVSAFVAIKNSMVAFFFGGFQADTAMTFLDVLNAFLVVVTIASFIWTLRKLPLVHIILAVGIFVMMPVLSYCMYFVSPGVEYHMLMVMGLVSFYLLPILFYDRMTSEKGFGQGIAWSTVIVLGLTVFNFGLIANISYFNTTLKYEKSVSYANRVLDRIEQTAGYENVTKLAIYGTYYLKSELGSSTIPDRLPSMTGVIGETILAQPYHYQYLFANEFGESFHLASPEEKQTIQDTEWFEGMPTWPHPDSVRVEGDIMVIKLNK from the coding sequence ATGCCAGAACAAATTTTAGAGAAATTCAAGCAGTGGATTCGCCCAGAGTGGAAGTCTGCATTTATGGCCAGTGTTGTTATTGGCTTTTTGATTCATTTATACGCATTTGTCAATTATTTACCTAACCATGATGGACTTATTAATATTCATAATACGCAATTGAAATTTAAATTAGGGCGTTTTTTCCTCGGTCCCTTTAGTGGAATTAGCTCCTATTTTGATCTACCGTTTGTTATCGGTGTATTGTCTATCCTCTATTTAGCGGTAACAGTCGTGCTGATTGTAGAGATTCTAAAGCTTCGGAAAACCTTGTCCATTTGGTTAACAGCTGGTTTGGTTGTAAGCTTTCCAACTATTGCTTCGACGTTTTCTTATATGTTCACTGCTGATGGGTATATGATGGGCTTTTTACTTGCTGCCCTAGCTATTCTTGTAACACAGAAGTTTAGATATGGCTTTATAGCAGGAGCCTTCATCTTCTATTTATCGGTCGGAATTTATCAGGCCAATCTTCCACTTGCACTAACTTTAATAGCGTTAGTATGGTTACAGGATCTTTTATTTGGAAATAAAAAGTTGAAAGTAATTATTAGTAAGTGGATTAGCTACGTATTGACGATTGGTGTCGGAATGATCCTTTATGCCATTACATTTAAAATCTATCAAACCTATTTTGCTGGGGAGATTTCGGATTATCAGGGTTTAAGTGAAATTGGAGCTGGATCCTTGAGTCTGGTATCGGCTTTTGTAGCTATTAAGAATTCCATGGTGGCCTTTTTCTTTGGAGGTTTCCAGGCTGATACAGCAATGACTTTCTTGGATGTGTTGAATGCGTTCTTAGTAGTTGTAACTATCGCTAGCTTTATATGGACATTACGTAAACTACCACTTGTACATATTATACTTGCTGTTGGCATTTTCGTTATGATGCCAGTGCTTTCTTATTGTATGTATTTCGTGTCACCTGGTGTGGAATATCACATGCTGATGGTGATGGGACTTGTTAGTTTTTATTTGCTCCCAATTTTATTTTACGATCGGATGACTAGTGAAAAAGGATTTGGACAAGGGATAGCTTGGTCTACTGTTATCGTACTTGGGTTGACCGTGTTTAACTTTGGACTAATCGCGAATATTTCGTATTTTAATACGACATTAAAGTATGAAAAGTCGGTTTCCTATGCTAATCGAGTGTTGGACCGTATAGAACAAACTGCTGGCTATGAAAACGTCACGAAGCTTGCGATATATGGAACATATTATTTGAAATCGGAGTTAGGCTCATCGACAATACCAGATAGACTTCCATCTATGACGGGAGTTATTGGAGAAACCATTCTAGCACAGCCTTACCATTATCAGTATTTATTTGCCAATGAGTTTGGTGAATCGTTCCACTTAGCGAGTCCAGAGGAGAAACAGACTATTCAGGATACCGAATGGTTCGAAGGCATGCCTACTTGGCCGCATCCCGATTCAGTTCGAGTCGAGGGTGATATTATGGTGATAAAGCTAAATAAATAA
- the galU gene encoding UTP--glucose-1-phosphate uridylyltransferase GalU — translation MSTIKKAIIPAAGLGTRFLPATKAMPKEMLPIVDKPTIQYIVEEAIASGIEDIIIVTGKHKRAIEDHFDNAYELEANLLEHEKFDLLNKVQAPSTVDIHYIRQKEPLGLGHAIWCARKFIGDEPFAVLLGDDIVSSEVPCLAQLISQFDEVQSSVIGVQKVPLEDVHRYGIIDPINADDRLMKVRQFVEKPKQADAPSQFGIVGRYILTPAIFSLLEDQKIGAGGEIQLTDAIERLNRSEPVYAYNFEGKRYDIGEQLGFIDTTIAFALERPDLRQGVEDILKKYVKSLVSH, via the coding sequence ATGAGTACTATAAAAAAAGCAATTATTCCAGCGGCAGGTCTTGGCACACGATTCCTTCCTGCCACAAAAGCGATGCCGAAAGAAATGCTTCCAATCGTAGATAAGCCAACCATTCAATATATAGTAGAAGAAGCAATCGCATCTGGTATTGAAGATATTATTATCGTAACGGGAAAGCATAAACGCGCCATCGAAGATCACTTTGATAACGCATATGAGCTAGAGGCAAACTTGCTGGAGCACGAAAAATTTGACTTGTTAAATAAAGTACAGGCCCCTTCCACTGTGGATATCCATTATATTCGTCAAAAAGAACCGCTTGGGCTAGGACATGCCATATGGTGTGCACGTAAATTTATCGGGGATGAGCCGTTTGCCGTGTTACTGGGAGATGATATTGTTTCCAGTGAAGTGCCTTGTCTTGCTCAGCTGATCAGCCAATTTGATGAAGTACAAAGTAGTGTTATCGGTGTACAAAAAGTGCCTTTAGAGGACGTTCATCGATATGGTATTATAGATCCGATTAATGCAGATGATCGTTTGATGAAGGTTCGTCAATTTGTGGAGAAGCCAAAACAGGCAGATGCACCTTCCCAATTTGGAATTGTCGGTAGATATATTTTAACACCAGCTATTTTCTCTCTACTAGAAGACCAAAAAATCGGTGCTGGTGGCGAAATTCAGTTAACGGACGCGATTGAGCGATTGAATAGAAGTGAACCAGTGTATGCCTATAATTTTGAGGGTAAACGCTACGATATCGGTGAACAGCTTGGTTTCATCGATACGACTATTGCTTTTGCTTTAGAAAGACCTGATTTGCGTCAAGGTGTGGAGGATATTTTGAAGAAATATGTGAAATCACTAGTGTCTCATTAA
- a CDS encoding S-layer homology domain-containing protein, with protein sequence MKKALKKFRLLFVLALVLQLVAIPSLSFAAETDTETPTWVTPVNYLALGDSLATGVTPDSKLGSGYTDFIAEALKSKDVLNSFNKGFTLPGYTTSDILKDLQANVTKPVFGIGNEGDTAELHKSIAAADIITISAGANDILPYFKVDATTGVPTVDLAKIMASIQQVGVNYSQMLKAIYKLNPDVQVYVMGYYNPFPQMDEKYQTQIAQLMNGLNGAIQTGMTGTTAAFIPTAEKIAENYAANLPNPKNIHLSEAGYKVVSDLFNQKLVESYPWVSKDTLSIVVSNKTNATLSWKPATDNTGVAGYAIYNGKELVGQVTGNILTYEIGNLEENKAYTFTVVALDASGNASTVNPTAAITTGVTPVIFPDIQQHWAKDYITQAVAAGVVKGYPDGTFKPEHKITRAQAASIIVNALKLKTDKAAPFEDIGIYAAETQAEIAAAYQYGIIKGSDGKFRPTEYVTRAQLALMLKRTVESVTGNPYTTEIPAPFSDIDHYDDETKAAISMLATFKIISGSDGKFMPENTAKRGQAAKILINSLTYIK encoded by the coding sequence TTGAAAAAAGCATTGAAGAAATTTAGATTATTGTTTGTCCTTGCACTTGTACTACAGCTAGTAGCTATTCCAAGTCTTTCATTTGCAGCTGAAACGGATACAGAAACACCAACTTGGGTTACTCCGGTAAATTATTTAGCACTTGGAGATTCGTTGGCTACTGGTGTTACGCCAGATAGTAAGCTTGGAAGTGGCTATACGGATTTCATCGCAGAGGCCTTGAAATCTAAGGATGTTTTGAACTCATTCAACAAAGGCTTTACTTTGCCAGGTTATACGACCTCAGATATTTTAAAGGATCTTCAAGCAAATGTGACCAAGCCAGTTTTTGGAATTGGCAATGAAGGCGATACTGCTGAGTTGCATAAGTCTATCGCAGCAGCAGATATTATCACTATTAGTGCTGGAGCAAATGATATTCTACCATACTTTAAAGTAGATGCTACTACTGGTGTTCCAACGGTAGATTTAGCAAAAATCATGGCTTCTATCCAACAGGTTGGCGTTAATTATAGCCAAATGTTAAAAGCTATCTATAAGCTAAATCCAGATGTTCAAGTATATGTAATGGGCTATTATAATCCATTCCCACAAATGGATGAGAAGTACCAAACCCAAATTGCTCAGTTAATGAATGGACTAAATGGGGCAATTCAAACTGGCATGACTGGCACTACTGCAGCTTTCATCCCAACTGCTGAAAAAATTGCAGAAAATTACGCAGCAAACCTACCAAATCCGAAAAATATCCATTTAAGTGAAGCAGGTTATAAGGTAGTTTCAGACTTATTCAATCAGAAATTAGTAGAAAGCTATCCATGGGTTTCAAAGGATACTCTAAGTATAGTAGTTTCCAACAAAACAAATGCAACATTGAGTTGGAAGCCTGCGACTGACAATACAGGAGTAGCTGGTTACGCAATCTATAATGGGAAAGAATTAGTAGGGCAAGTAACTGGAAACATACTCACATATGAAATAGGAAATCTAGAAGAAAATAAAGCATATACGTTTACAGTAGTAGCTTTAGATGCTTCCGGCAATGCGAGTACAGTGAACCCAACTGCTGCAATTACTACTGGAGTAACACCTGTAATTTTCCCGGATATTCAACAACACTGGGCAAAGGACTATATTACACAAGCCGTGGCTGCTGGAGTAGTGAAGGGTTATCCAGATGGTACATTTAAACCAGAACATAAAATTACACGTGCACAAGCAGCTTCAATCATCGTAAACGCATTAAAACTTAAAACAGATAAAGCTGCACCATTCGAAGACATTGGAATTTACGCTGCAGAAACACAAGCAGAGATTGCAGCTGCTTATCAATATGGCATTATTAAAGGAAGCGACGGGAAGTTTCGTCCAACCGAATATGTAACACGAGCACAGCTGGCACTTATGCTGAAACGAACAGTGGAATCCGTTACAGGAAATCCATACACAACGGAAATTCCAGCGCCATTTTCAGATATCGACCACTACGACGACGAAACAAAAGCCGCGATTTCTATGCTCGCTACATTTAAAATTATAAGTGGTTCAGACGGCAAATTCATGCCAGAAAACACAGCAAAACGCGGCCAAGCGGCCAAAATTCTTATCAATTCACTAACATATATAAAATAA